In Gemmatimonadaceae bacterium, the following are encoded in one genomic region:
- a CDS encoding tyrosine-type recombinase/integrase: MAKRKPRRDEWRATARGWTRSFGERGLRVRLFQKRKDGKFYRSVWKGELGRSDEKCIDTTDRDEAERIVRELLARTTLGETEERPSNEAVTLRHLLDRYCKEAATFLDNSKPTRDDGKTRVKVLCAFFGDECDVRELREDDVVAYRGWRLKGGVRYGIDRKTGKPKLTRKVRDRSVEADLKLLYAALKWATSVRVGKGMRLLDHHPLQGVRRPREKNPKRPITTWERFERARKAAQELTAEAEARIADPKSDEGLAAAEADRAKWLRAEFALVLLEATGRRSGSIRQLRWDDINLAASEITWRADADKKRQQWVTPIPAALVDEIRAFRSKLSVVGGWVFPSEKKPKEVMRRDVFARWILALEKRAGLSKLDGGLLHAYRRKWATERKDLPVKDVAAAGGWKDVGTLLTCYQQADRQTMLAVMSEPRKVTEASVTGTTG; the protein is encoded by the coding sequence ATGGCGAAACGAAAACCTCGGCGTGATGAGTGGCGCGCCACGGCGCGCGGATGGACGCGATCCTTCGGAGAGCGAGGGCTCCGCGTCCGGCTGTTTCAAAAACGAAAGGATGGGAAGTTCTATCGGTCGGTCTGGAAAGGCGAACTCGGTCGCAGCGATGAGAAATGCATCGATACGACTGACCGAGACGAGGCCGAGCGCATCGTGCGCGAGTTGCTGGCGAGGACGACACTTGGCGAGACGGAAGAGCGTCCGTCGAATGAAGCGGTCACGCTGCGGCATTTGCTCGATCGGTACTGCAAAGAGGCTGCAACGTTTCTCGACAACAGCAAACCGACACGAGATGATGGAAAGACGCGCGTCAAAGTTCTGTGCGCGTTTTTCGGTGACGAGTGCGACGTTCGCGAGCTGCGCGAGGATGACGTTGTCGCCTACAGAGGTTGGCGCCTCAAGGGCGGCGTCAGATACGGCATCGATCGCAAGACCGGAAAGCCGAAGCTGACGCGGAAGGTTCGTGATCGATCCGTGGAAGCAGACCTGAAGCTGCTCTACGCGGCGCTCAAGTGGGCAACATCGGTGAGAGTGGGGAAGGGTATGCGCCTTCTCGATCATCACCCGTTGCAAGGCGTACGGCGTCCGCGAGAGAAGAACCCGAAGCGTCCTATCACGACGTGGGAGCGCTTCGAACGCGCGCGGAAAGCGGCGCAGGAACTGACGGCCGAAGCGGAAGCGAGGATCGCCGATCCGAAGTCCGATGAAGGACTCGCAGCCGCCGAGGCCGATCGCGCGAAGTGGCTGCGTGCGGAGTTCGCGTTGGTGCTTCTCGAAGCGACTGGTCGACGGAGTGGTTCGATCCGACAACTCCGCTGGGATGACATCAACCTCGCCGCGTCAGAGATCACCTGGCGCGCCGACGCGGACAAGAAACGGCAGCAGTGGGTCACGCCCATTCCTGCCGCGTTGGTCGACGAGATCCGCGCCTTCCGCTCGAAGTTGAGCGTTGTCGGCGGTTGGGTCTTCCCTTCGGAGAAGAAGCCGAAGGAGGTGATGCGCCGCGACGTGTTCGCCCGGTGGATCCTTGCGTTGGAGAAGCGGGCTGGCCTGTCGAAGCTCGACGGCGGATTGCTCCACGCATACCGCCGGAAGTGGGCGACGGAGCGGAAGGATCTCCCGGTCAAGGACGTGGCCGCAGCGGGCGGGTGGAAGGACGTAGGAACGCTACTCACGTGCTACCAGCAGGCCGACCGTCAAACCATGCTCGCCGTGATGAGCGAGCCAAGAAAGGTCACGGAGGCGAGCGTGACGGGAACGACCGGTTGA
- a CDS encoding Ig-like domain-containing protein: MRQFFASIWPVDVFESANWPTNLKLYHLAQIAAAAYENAMTAAANLGVNKPIVLFAAPEYYFVKAIAPGGPAGQTWTLYEENEKNDLLAELKGIAKQHYRMVFVPGSIAWRRARQVPHLHNTRTNNYDGFNTTPIFYKTNLHHTYDKKFDDGTCRRFTTDVLFSPGVGSQLFRVEGRRCGIEVCGDINDQNLANEAAPASLDVEVFISATNPHDFTTQLNAVPVRNGGYFVHCDASVGNESGLRRNGVWVIQRGGGWHGTPQIQGGGIDPWTMQRLRDDSTGLELSYSSVLQLRYQGSVTTNENQVRPRRNSLTRGSGGTTTLSRERRSSFTSGYSKPTPPPNLSLDVDLELRPEYGLGSHGLGPDSYSVQVVVKLSVPTGSQASVAEHLVGFTVDHGVVTPASVTTDQSGTATARVTLQRTQKATIRATVKTAGNAYIDATSEIVGVGSGSVSKLSSLKPLKHTHVPCWFLPM; the protein is encoded by the coding sequence ATGCGCCAATTCTTCGCGAGCATCTGGCCCGTCGACGTCTTCGAGTCGGCCAATTGGCCCACCAACCTCAAGTTGTATCACCTCGCCCAAATCGCCGCCGCGGCCTACGAGAACGCGATGACGGCGGCGGCGAACCTCGGCGTAAACAAGCCCATCGTTCTCTTCGCGGCGCCGGAATACTATTTCGTCAAGGCGATCGCGCCCGGCGGCCCGGCCGGACAGACGTGGACGTTGTATGAGGAAAACGAAAAAAACGATCTGCTCGCCGAGCTGAAAGGCATCGCGAAGCAGCATTATCGAATGGTGTTCGTTCCCGGAAGCATCGCGTGGCGGCGGGCGCGCCAGGTGCCGCACCTGCACAACACCCGCACGAACAACTACGACGGGTTCAACACGACGCCGATCTTCTACAAGACCAATCTCCATCACACGTACGACAAGAAGTTCGACGATGGCACCTGCCGCCGATTCACGACTGACGTGCTGTTCTCGCCCGGAGTCGGCAGCCAGCTGTTTCGCGTCGAGGGAAGGCGGTGCGGCATCGAGGTGTGCGGGGACATCAACGATCAGAATCTCGCGAACGAGGCGGCCCCCGCGAGCCTCGACGTCGAGGTGTTCATCTCCGCCACGAATCCGCACGACTTCACGACGCAGCTGAATGCCGTTCCCGTGCGCAATGGCGGCTACTTCGTGCACTGCGATGCAAGCGTCGGTAATGAGAGCGGATTGCGGCGAAATGGGGTGTGGGTGATTCAGCGCGGCGGCGGGTGGCACGGGACGCCGCAAATCCAGGGCGGCGGCATTGATCCATGGACCATGCAACGTCTGCGCGACGACTCGACCGGCCTCGAGTTGTCGTACAGCTCCGTGCTGCAGCTCCGCTATCAAGGCAGCGTGACGACCAACGAGAATCAGGTGCGCCCGCGGCGCAACAGTTTGACGCGCGGAAGCGGCGGTACGACGACCCTCTCCCGTGAACGGAGGTCGAGCTTCACGAGTGGGTACTCCAAGCCAACGCCGCCGCCGAACCTGAGCCTGGACGTCGATCTCGAGCTGCGCCCCGAATACGGACTTGGCTCGCACGGACTCGGTCCCGACTCGTACTCGGTTCAGGTCGTCGTGAAGTTGAGCGTGCCGACGGGTTCCCAGGCCAGCGTCGCCGAGCATCTCGTGGGGTTCACGGTCGATCATGGAGTCGTGACGCCGGCGTCGGTGACAACGGATCAATCCGGGACCGCCACGGCGCGCGTAACGCTGCAGCGGACCCAGAAGGCGACGATCCGCGCGACCGTGAAGACCGCGGGCAATGCGTACATCGACGCGACCAGCGAGATCGTCGGCGTGGGCTCGGGTAGCGTGAGTAAACTCTCATCGCTCAAACCGCTCAAGCACACGCACGTGCCCTGTTGGTTCCTGCCGATGTGA
- the dcm gene encoding DNA (cytosine-5-)-methyltransferase: MCDSIASRSCESLRSCRSRLIFTPRGSIPADWASAAIPYPLGWKRFEAQAVVAFPIVPLTSCLRKEIHGRNVQKMSPRRYSVETSVSGSDLRRLRESVGLSQADLATHSGYSAKTIHRWESGDGRPRKAVMECLRGLLAAPTPERSPKFSSFRFVDLFAGIGGLRMGFEAVGGECVFTSEWDKYAQITYRANFGSTHPIAGDIVQIASEVIPPHDVLLAGFPCQPFSIAGVSKKNALGRPHGFACETQGTLFFEVARMLRHHKPKAFLLENVKNLASHDGGRTFRTIRQVLTDELGYTIHWKIIDGRRFVPQHRERIFIVGFRDFNGFSWDGLVLPDLATGPKLRAILHPEDGSETPEPPFTDDSGKVARKYLLSKHLWQYLKEYAEKHRKKGNGFGYGLVGPDDTARTLSARYFKDGSEILVKTSRGTPRRLTPRECARLMGFDRPGRPSFKIAVSDTQAYKQFGNSVIVPVVEAVARTMIPYVTGEGLTASPQLALPLAATA, encoded by the coding sequence ATGTGCGATTCAATCGCGAGTCGGTCCTGTGAGAGCCTTCGCTCCTGTCGAAGTCGCTTGATCTTCACGCCTAGGGGCTCGATCCCCGCCGATTGGGCATCAGCAGCCATTCCGTATCCTCTTGGCTGGAAAAGGTTTGAGGCACAAGCAGTCGTCGCCTTCCCTATCGTACCGCTAACTTCCTGCTTGCGCAAGGAGATCCACGGACGTAATGTCCAGAAAATGTCCCCCCGAAGATATTCCGTCGAGACGTCAGTCTCGGGAAGCGACCTGCGGCGCCTGCGCGAGAGCGTAGGCCTCTCGCAGGCAGACCTCGCCACCCATTCCGGATACAGCGCAAAGACCATTCACCGGTGGGAATCTGGCGATGGTCGACCCAGAAAGGCGGTCATGGAGTGCCTTCGCGGACTCCTCGCTGCGCCAACACCGGAGCGCAGTCCTAAATTTTCCTCATTCCGTTTTGTGGATCTCTTCGCGGGAATCGGCGGACTCCGAATGGGATTCGAGGCAGTCGGTGGAGAGTGTGTCTTCACATCGGAGTGGGATAAGTACGCGCAGATCACCTACCGAGCGAACTTCGGCTCAACGCATCCCATAGCTGGCGACATCGTGCAGATCGCTTCCGAGGTTATTCCACCCCACGACGTTCTGCTCGCCGGTTTCCCGTGTCAGCCATTTTCCATCGCTGGCGTTAGCAAGAAAAACGCGCTCGGGCGACCCCACGGATTTGCGTGCGAGACACAAGGCACGCTTTTCTTCGAAGTCGCGCGAATGCTTCGCCACCACAAGCCAAAGGCTTTCCTGCTGGAGAACGTCAAGAATCTCGCGAGTCATGACGGCGGACGAACGTTCAGAACTATCCGGCAGGTATTGACTGACGAACTCGGGTACACGATCCACTGGAAGATCATCGACGGTCGGCGCTTCGTACCTCAGCACCGCGAACGAATCTTCATTGTTGGCTTTCGCGATTTCAACGGTTTTTCGTGGGATGGCCTCGTGTTGCCGGACTTGGCAACTGGACCGAAGTTGCGGGCGATCCTTCACCCAGAGGATGGCTCAGAGACTCCCGAGCCTCCATTCACGGACGACAGCGGCAAGGTCGCGCGAAAGTACCTCCTGAGCAAGCATCTCTGGCAATACTTGAAGGAGTACGCCGAGAAGCACCGCAAGAAGGGAAACGGGTTCGGCTATGGGCTTGTGGGTCCCGATGATACGGCTCGAACACTTTCTGCTCGGTACTTCAAGGATGGATCAGAGATTCTTGTCAAGACGAGTCGCGGTACACCACGTCGCCTGACACCCAGAGAATGCGCTCGCCTTATGGGGTTTGACCGGCCGGGCCGGCCATCGTTCAAGATCGCAGTTTCAGACACTCAAGCGTATAAGCAGTTTGGAAACTCTGTCATCGTTCCAGTGGTGGAAGCTGTCGCACGAACGATGATTCCTTACGTTACTGGCGAGGGTTTGACTGCTTCGCCACAGCTTGCGCTTCCTCTCGCTGCTACCGCGTGA
- a CDS encoding RNA polymerase sigma factor RpoD/SigA has protein sequence MFTGCSPWWPPLHRCRLQRALGARANRNMTELKRRRRRAAPAGIAPNEPERDILDQYLYEVSTYPLLKGTEEIDLAKKIRAGDQDALQELVKRNLRFVISVAKKYQNRGLPLIDLIGEGNVGLLTAARKFDPDQGVKFISYAVWWIRQAILSALARQGRTVRVPLNRTADLSRIIKASEILRQKLNREPSPEELSQLTGLSVDVVQSLAALNTSDVRLDAPMDPEGDRSLIERFVADEMPDTEEEAMNRFLTDEIEQALGTLPPRDAKVLRLYFGLEGGREHTLEEIGSMLGVTRERVRQLRDRALKRLREGDVGRALGSFAA, from the coding sequence TTGTTCACCGGTTGTTCACCTTGGTGGCCGCCGCTCCATAGATGCCGACTCCAACGCGCCTTAGGCGCGAGGGCTAACCGCAACATGACCGAACTCAAGCGCCGTCGCCGCCGTGCGGCCCCCGCTGGGATCGCTCCGAATGAACCCGAGCGCGACATCCTCGACCAGTACCTCTACGAGGTCTCGACCTATCCGCTCCTCAAAGGAACGGAAGAAATCGATCTGGCCAAGAAGATCCGCGCCGGCGACCAGGATGCACTCCAAGAGCTCGTGAAGCGCAACCTCCGCTTCGTGATCTCCGTGGCGAAGAAATATCAGAACCGCGGACTCCCCCTCATCGATCTCATCGGTGAAGGGAACGTCGGCCTGCTCACTGCCGCCCGGAAGTTCGATCCCGATCAGGGCGTCAAGTTCATCTCCTACGCGGTGTGGTGGATCCGCCAGGCCATCCTGTCGGCGCTCGCCCGCCAGGGTCGCACGGTCCGCGTTCCGCTCAACCGCACGGCGGATCTCTCGCGCATCATCAAGGCGAGTGAAATCCTCCGGCAGAAGCTCAACCGCGAGCCGAGCCCCGAAGAGCTGAGCCAGCTCACCGGTCTCTCGGTCGACGTGGTGCAGTCGCTCGCCGCACTCAACACCAGTGACGTGCGACTCGACGCGCCGATGGATCCCGAAGGCGACCGTTCGCTCATCGAGCGCTTCGTCGCCGACGAAATGCCGGACACGGAAGAGGAAGCCATGAATCGCTTCCTCACCGACGAAATCGAGCAGGCGCTCGGCACCCTGCCGCCGCGCGACGCGAAAGTGCTGCGTCTGTACTTCGGCCTCGAAGGCGGCCGCGAGCACACGCTCGAGGAAATCGGCTCCATGCTCGGCGTCACGCGGGAGCGTGTCCGCCAGCTGCGCGACCGCGCACTCAAGCGGCTGCGTGAAGGTGATGTTGGGCGGGCGCTGGGTAGTTTTGCAGCCTGA
- a CDS encoding type II restriction endonuclease yields MSLDVRRWIETVSGEGWRWYVKRLSGNDTLLNKSHQAGPYIPKEIIFRLFPSFTPSQDNPRASFGASIDSHNVEAFPTAIWYNNKLRGGTRDECRITGWGGKTSPLLDPDATGAICVFAFHQEPGRDVDVCCVWLCEAVEEEDAIEDRLGPVEPGIALFYDASGKAAHPVEAQLRDSPCQLKSEEIPSDWRLSFPQASQIVSLAIERLPTALKQSPDDRLLRRRECEYAIFRSVEDIVAMPRIREGFATVDLFVDFANSVTNRRKSRAGASLELHTGRIFTEEKLTHSHDEVSEGSKRPDFLFPSASAYQDGNYPPDNLLMLAAKTTCKDRWRQILNEADRIPKKHLLTLQRGVSPNQFAEMKAAGVTLVVPKSLHEQYSDTIRPELLSLTDFIKLARSKAG; encoded by the coding sequence ATGAGTCTCGACGTTCGTCGGTGGATCGAAACCGTCTCGGGTGAGGGCTGGCGCTGGTATGTCAAGCGCCTTTCCGGAAACGACACGCTGCTGAACAAGTCGCATCAGGCGGGACCATACATCCCGAAGGAGATCATCTTTCGGCTGTTTCCGAGCTTCACACCATCACAGGACAATCCTCGCGCGTCGTTCGGCGCAAGCATTGACTCCCACAACGTCGAAGCGTTCCCCACGGCCATCTGGTACAACAACAAGTTGCGAGGCGGAACGCGCGATGAGTGTCGTATCACGGGTTGGGGTGGCAAGACCTCGCCGCTGCTGGATCCCGACGCGACTGGAGCCATCTGCGTCTTCGCGTTCCATCAGGAACCAGGTCGCGACGTAGATGTATGCTGCGTCTGGCTCTGCGAGGCAGTCGAGGAAGAGGATGCAATCGAGGATCGCCTTGGACCAGTCGAGCCGGGGATCGCGCTTTTCTACGACGCCTCAGGGAAGGCAGCTCATCCAGTAGAGGCGCAACTTCGCGACTCTCCGTGCCAACTGAAATCGGAGGAGATTCCTTCGGACTGGCGGTTGAGCTTTCCCCAAGCTTCACAGATTGTGAGTTTGGCAATCGAGCGTCTTCCCACGGCGCTGAAGCAGAGTCCTGATGACCGACTGCTGCGACGACGCGAGTGCGAATATGCAATCTTCAGATCCGTCGAAGACATCGTCGCGATGCCTCGCATTCGAGAGGGATTCGCGACCGTCGATCTTTTCGTCGACTTCGCCAATTCTGTCACCAATCGTCGAAAGTCTCGAGCCGGCGCATCGCTCGAACTACACACTGGCAGGATCTTTACGGAAGAGAAGCTGACACATTCCCACGACGAGGTGTCGGAAGGCAGCAAACGCCCGGATTTTTTGTTTCCCTCTGCCTCTGCGTATCAGGACGGCAACTACCCGCCTGACAACCTGCTAATGCTGGCCGCGAAGACGACCTGCAAAGACCGATGGAGGCAGATACTGAACGAGGCCGATCGAATTCCGAAGAAGCATCTTCTAACTCTGCAGCGGGGTGTATCGCCCAATCAGTTCGCGGAAATGAAGGCAGCAGGGGTTACGCTCGTCGTGCCGAAGTCTTTGCATGAACAGTACTCGGATACTATTAGACCCGAACTTCTCTCACTTACGGACTTCATCAAACTCGCCCGATCAAAAGCTGGTTAG
- a CDS encoding AAA family ATPase → MKNEVPAITRLSELRPKHVQWLWRGFIPQGKLTLIEGDPGLGKSTVTMDIAARVTTGQPFPDGSVCAPANVLILSAEDDPADTILPRLEAAGGDPGRALVMTQSDGHGSLSLTDHLRHVDDVIRRYSVKLVVVDPLTAHLGRADGYKDQDIRSVLAPLAGLGSRYGTTILPIRHLTKNTGAAAVHRGGGSIAIGAAARLILLVSLHPDDRSRRLLSVVKSNLAERPVPMEFALDQVDGVSRVEWLGSTDLGEKVVGSGQVELDEYVDLEEILLDIVSEEGPIRPPHVMQRLRAAGHSPSDRSLSRARKRLGIRYKRYGFGSDGFYLWFLPGQQLPEN, encoded by the coding sequence ATGAAAAACGAAGTACCAGCGATCACCCGATTGAGCGAGCTGCGACCGAAGCACGTCCAGTGGCTATGGCGCGGCTTCATTCCGCAAGGCAAGCTCACGCTGATTGAGGGCGATCCAGGTCTTGGAAAGTCGACTGTCACGATGGATATAGCGGCGCGCGTTACGACCGGGCAGCCGTTCCCTGATGGCTCTGTGTGCGCGCCGGCAAACGTCTTGATCCTGAGCGCGGAGGATGATCCGGCCGACACTATTCTTCCAAGACTGGAGGCCGCGGGCGGCGATCCTGGACGGGCACTCGTGATGACGCAGAGTGACGGGCACGGAAGTCTTTCGCTCACTGACCACCTGCGACACGTTGACGATGTCATACGGCGTTACAGCGTGAAGCTGGTTGTCGTAGATCCTCTAACAGCGCACCTCGGCCGAGCGGACGGATACAAAGATCAGGACATCCGTAGCGTGCTGGCCCCTCTCGCCGGCCTCGGATCACGCTACGGTACGACGATCCTTCCGATTCGCCATCTGACGAAGAATACGGGAGCGGCGGCTGTGCATCGCGGAGGCGGCTCGATCGCGATAGGGGCTGCGGCGCGATTAATCCTTCTGGTCTCTCTTCATCCCGATGATCGGAGCCGACGCCTACTGTCCGTGGTGAAGTCGAACTTGGCTGAGCGCCCAGTTCCCATGGAATTCGCTTTGGATCAGGTCGACGGCGTATCTCGCGTTGAATGGCTTGGATCGACCGATCTAGGCGAAAAGGTCGTTGGCTCAGGTCAAGTCGAGCTTGACGAATACGTGGACTTGGAGGAGATCCTTCTCGACATAGTCAGTGAGGAAGGACCGATCCGCCCGCCCCACGTCATGCAGCGACTTCGTGCAGCCGGGCACTCGCCGAGCGACCGCAGCCTGAGTCGAGCTCGCAAACGCCTCGGCATTCGCTACAAGCGCTATGGTTTCGGCTCGGACGGGTTCTACCTCTGGTTCCTGCCCGGCCAACAGCTTCCAGAGAACTGA
- a CDS encoding glycoside hydrolase family 43 protein produces MYRGLRAVARPVVLAAALGACGRVTRQAPVTRNAFLFSYFTRNGEDGVHLAYSRDGIQWRPINGGRAVIAPALTGAGRGWQEWNTTAALMRDPSILRGPDGMFHMVWTISWTDHAIGVAHSPDLIHWSEQTRVPVMAHEPTALNTWAPDLFYDDAMKEFVIVFASAIPGRFPATDSLAQRTSRGRADHRLYYVTTKDFTTYSPTRLLYDGGFCAIDGTIAKRGDTYYLVMKDETFYPPVRALRIASSAHATGPYGPASSPFTDKDTEGPSVLHSGDYWYVYFDYYTRGRYGAVRTTDFTHWEPFPDSLQTPRGIRHGSAFAVPNAVLDRLLALESVPR; encoded by the coding sequence ATGTACCGCGGGCTCCGCGCCGTCGCGCGCCCCGTTGTTCTGGCGGCGGCGCTCGGCGCATGTGGTCGTGTCACGCGCCAGGCGCCCGTCACGCGAAACGCGTTTCTCTTCTCCTACTTCACGCGGAACGGAGAGGACGGCGTCCATCTCGCCTATAGTCGCGACGGGATTCAGTGGCGGCCGATCAACGGCGGCCGCGCAGTGATCGCTCCCGCGTTGACCGGTGCGGGGCGTGGTTGGCAGGAATGGAATACGACCGCCGCGCTCATGCGCGATCCGTCCATCCTGCGCGGACCTGACGGCATGTTCCACATGGTCTGGACCATCTCGTGGACGGACCATGCGATCGGCGTTGCGCATTCACCCGATCTCATTCACTGGTCCGAGCAAACGCGCGTGCCGGTGATGGCGCATGAGCCGACGGCGCTCAACACCTGGGCGCCGGATCTGTTCTACGATGATGCGATGAAGGAGTTCGTGATCGTCTTTGCATCCGCCATCCCGGGCCGCTTTCCCGCCACCGACTCGTTGGCGCAGCGAACCTCGCGCGGCCGCGCCGATCACCGCTTGTATTACGTGACGACGAAGGACTTCACGACGTACTCGCCCACGCGACTGCTGTACGACGGCGGTTTTTGCGCCATCGACGGGACGATCGCCAAGCGCGGCGACACGTACTATCTGGTGATGAAGGACGAGACCTTCTATCCGCCCGTACGTGCGCTGCGCATTGCATCGAGCGCCCACGCGACTGGGCCGTACGGTCCCGCCTCCTCGCCGTTCACCGACAAGGACACCGAAGGACCGTCGGTGCTCCACAGCGGCGACTATTGGTACGTGTACTTCGACTACTACACCCGCGGACGATACGGCGCCGTGCGAACGACGGACTTCACGCACTGGGAGCCGTTCCCGGATTCGCTCCAGACACCGCGCGGCATTCGGCATGGTTCGGCGTTCGCCGTACCGAACGCGGTGCTCGATCGCTTGCTCGCACTCGAATCCGTGCCGCGCTGA
- a CDS encoding thiamine pyrophosphate-dependent enzyme, producing MAKTPFTVADYLLTRLKQLDVTEIFQIPGDYVRNFTTALEVFPGIKTIAAINELDAAYAADAYARTRGLAAVSLQFGVSTFSALNAIAGAWVERSPIVVITATPGADTRNITDMFGVLYHHSTGNLDADRNVYDNVTVKAITLSTNVGAEAQIDELIVEALTHRRPVYIACYREVWAEPCSRPPSKPLEPRMVQSPRLALENAVDEAWTMITRAKKPLILAGVEVLRFGLSDLLQRIIDASGFLYTTTTLGKTVLDETGSKFIGTYSDAASVDSVRQLVMASDCVLTLGDIITDDYLVFIQAQYANMVLATTDGVRAGYFKYGDVTMKDFMEALLKKFKNAKGYPIKAVAPKQPRYPNPWAANSDPKFNDQPDVLTYNRFFQHSMKFLQDEDLLDEIVMTYGVSSAMYVATNAYGLSKGSFISSAAWQCIGFETGAACGAQLGSGKRAWTVAGDGAFMMGCQSLSTLARNKLNAVLFVMSNQVYAIEQVYVNISAFEAGPKHKFDTFDLLPKWDYLALAKAFGAEGMRVSTVAELNEALPRIAKIKDKPVLVEVVIPEKDLPLQMYRLGIE from the coding sequence ATGGCCAAGACACCGTTTACGGTCGCCGACTATCTGCTCACGCGACTGAAACAGCTCGACGTCACCGAGATCTTCCAGATTCCGGGCGACTACGTCCGCAACTTCACCACGGCGCTCGAGGTCTTCCCGGGAATCAAGACGATCGCCGCGATCAACGAGCTCGATGCCGCGTACGCAGCCGACGCGTACGCACGCACGCGCGGGCTCGCGGCCGTGTCGCTGCAATTCGGCGTCAGCACCTTCAGCGCCCTCAACGCAATCGCCGGTGCGTGGGTGGAGCGCAGCCCGATCGTCGTGATCACCGCGACGCCGGGAGCGGACACGCGGAACATCACCGACATGTTCGGCGTGCTCTATCATCACTCGACGGGCAACCTCGACGCCGACCGGAACGTGTACGACAACGTGACGGTGAAGGCCATCACGCTGAGCACGAACGTCGGCGCCGAGGCGCAGATCGACGAGCTGATCGTGGAAGCGCTCACGCATCGCCGACCGGTGTACATCGCGTGCTACCGCGAGGTCTGGGCCGAGCCGTGCTCGCGGCCGCCGTCCAAGCCACTCGAGCCGCGCATGGTCCAGAGCCCGCGACTGGCGCTCGAGAACGCCGTCGACGAGGCGTGGACGATGATCACCCGCGCGAAGAAGCCGCTCATCCTCGCCGGAGTGGAGGTGCTCCGATTCGGACTTTCGGATCTGCTCCAGCGGATCATCGACGCAAGCGGGTTCCTCTACACCACGACGACCCTCGGCAAGACGGTGCTCGACGAAACGGGGAGCAAGTTCATCGGCACCTACTCCGATGCCGCATCGGTCGACAGCGTGCGGCAACTGGTCATGGCCTCCGACTGCGTCCTCACGCTCGGCGACATCATCACGGACGACTACCTCGTGTTCATCCAAGCCCAGTACGCCAATATGGTGCTGGCGACGACGGATGGCGTGCGCGCGGGCTATTTCAAGTACGGTGACGTCACGATGAAGGACTTCATGGAAGCGCTCTTGAAGAAATTCAAGAACGCGAAAGGCTATCCGATCAAGGCGGTGGCGCCGAAGCAACCCAGGTACCCAAATCCGTGGGCGGCCAACTCCGATCCGAAATTCAACGATCAGCCGGACGTGCTCACGTACAACCGCTTCTTCCAGCATTCGATGAAGTTCTTGCAGGACGAAGACCTGCTGGACGAGATCGTGATGACGTACGGCGTCAGCTCGGCGATGTATGTCGCGACCAACGCATACGGCTTGAGCAAGGGCAGCTTCATTTCGTCCGCGGCCTGGCAGTGCATCGGATTCGAGACGGGCGCGGCGTGCGGCGCGCAGCTCGGCAGCGGCAAACGGGCCTGGACCGTCGCGGGCGACGGCGCATTCATGATGGGGTGCCAATCGCTCTCGACGCTGGCGCGCAACAAGCTCAATGCGGTGTTGTTCGTGATGAGCAACCAGGTGTACGCGATCGAACAGGTGTACGTGAACATCTCGGCGTTCGAGGCAGGGCCGAAGCACAAGTTCGACACCTTCGATCTGCTCCCGAAGTGGGACTATCTCGCGCTCGCGAAGGCGTTCGGCGCCGAGGGCATGCGAGTGTCCACGGTGGCGGAGCTCAACGAGGCGTTGCCACGAATCGCAAAGATCAAGGACAAACCGGTGCTCGTGGAAGTCGTGATCCCCGAGAAGGACTTGCCGCTCCAGATGTATCGCCTCGGCATCGAATGA